From one Melioribacteraceae bacterium genomic stretch:
- the argS gene encoding arginine--tRNA ligase, whose translation MKDYILQLFETASQELEYLAAKEIQLSVPANLDHGELSTNIAMILTKELKKNPRQIAQEIIDSLNDSKNYLVKIEIAGPGFINFYFNHNFLTTIVKDISVKKNEFGKSKKYHGKKAMVEFVSANPTGPLTVGHGRNAVIGDTIANLLEAIGYEVDREYYFNNAGRQMRVLGDSLRLRCLELLGDIIDFPEDYYQGEYIIDIAKRVINEHGAKCRNFEIDFFKKRAEDEIFAEIKMTLERLGIIMANFYNENDLYENGKIEEVKKIFSEKNLTYEKDGALWLKLSKLGREDDKVMVKSTGEPTYRLPDIAYHTTKFERGYDFIVDLFGSDHNATYPDVIAGVKALGYDESKIKVVIHQFVTITKGGEAVKMSTRKANFVTLDELMDDVGADVVRYFFLMRGVNTHLNFDLDIAKKQSDENPVFYLQYAHARICSILRMTEEQGLNTDLSKLHKLTKPEEINLIKQLHHFSDEIIFAAENCEPNKLANYLENLAASFHKFYTECRIIGSEKEIAQARIALIEAVRMVMKNGLTIIGISAPEKM comes from the coding sequence AATTCAGTTAAGTGTTCCGGCGAACCTTGATCATGGTGAGTTATCTACAAACATTGCTATGATATTAACTAAAGAATTGAAGAAAAATCCCCGCCAGATTGCTCAAGAGATAATTGATTCTTTGAATGATTCGAAAAACTATTTAGTTAAAATTGAAATTGCCGGTCCCGGATTTATAAATTTTTATTTCAATCATAATTTTCTTACAACTATTGTTAAAGATATTTCCGTTAAAAAAAATGAATTCGGAAAATCAAAAAAGTACCATGGTAAGAAAGCAATGGTGGAATTTGTTTCAGCTAATCCAACCGGACCTCTTACGGTGGGGCATGGAAGAAATGCGGTGATTGGTGATACGATTGCGAATCTGCTTGAAGCTATTGGTTATGAAGTTGATCGAGAATACTATTTTAATAATGCTGGCAGACAAATGCGGGTTCTTGGTGATTCGTTAAGATTACGTTGTTTGGAATTACTTGGTGATATAATCGATTTTCCGGAGGATTATTATCAAGGTGAATACATAATAGACATAGCAAAACGTGTAATTAATGAGCATGGTGCAAAGTGTCGTAACTTTGAAATTGATTTTTTTAAGAAACGCGCTGAAGATGAGATCTTTGCTGAAATAAAGATGACCTTAGAAAGACTCGGCATTATTATGGCAAATTTTTATAACGAAAATGATTTATATGAAAATGGGAAAATTGAAGAAGTTAAAAAAATATTCTCAGAGAAAAATCTAACATACGAAAAAGACGGTGCTTTATGGTTGAAACTTAGTAAACTTGGCCGCGAAGATGATAAAGTGATGGTCAAATCAACCGGAGAACCAACTTATAGATTGCCGGATATTGCTTATCACACAACTAAGTTTGAGAGAGGTTATGACTTTATTGTAGATCTATTTGGTTCCGATCATAATGCAACTTATCCAGATGTCATTGCCGGAGTAAAAGCACTTGGGTATGATGAAAGCAAAATTAAAGTTGTTATTCATCAATTCGTTACAATTACCAAAGGTGGTGAAGCAGTTAAAATGTCAACGCGTAAAGCTAACTTTGTAACGCTTGATGAATTGATGGATGATGTAGGTGCCGATGTTGTAAGATATTTCTTTTTAATGCGTGGTGTTAATACACATCTTAACTTTGATTTAGATATTGCAAAGAAACAATCTGATGAAAATCCTGTATTTTATTTACAATATGCACATGCAAGAATTTGTTCAATTTTAAGGATGACAGAAGAACAAGGTCTTAATACTGATTTATCTAAGCTACATAAATTAACAAAGCCGGAAGAAATTAACTTGATAAAGCAGCTTCATCATTTCTCCGATGAAATAATTTTTGCAGCAGAGAATTGCGAACCGAATAAACTTGCAAATTATCTTGAAAATTTAGCTGCCTCCTTCCATAAATTTTACACGGAATGTCGAATAATCGGTTCAGAAAAAGAAATTGCTCAAGCCAGAATCGCATTGATTGAAGCGGTGAGAATGGTTATGAAAAACGGATTAACTATAATTGGAATTTCCGCGCCGGAAAAAATGTAA
- a CDS encoding ComF family protein — MPNERLEYEYSNKFADEKIINGVFSPFVFQPEGSLQTLLHELKYKSRFRIGNFLGKILAEFGEHRIKKWNIDIIIPIPLHKIKKAERGYNQSDHIAKSVGRILTIPVQSNLVKRIRFTQSQTKLSIAERKLNMSGAFKVKRPRAIAGKNILIIDDVITTGASVIELGRELKREEAMNIYAASIAFTD, encoded by the coding sequence ATGCCTAACGAAAGGTTAGAATATGAATACTCCAATAAGTTTGCCGATGAAAAAATTATTAATGGGGTTTTTTCTCCCTTCGTTTTCCAACCGGAAGGCAGCTTGCAAACTCTTTTACATGAACTCAAGTACAAATCCCGTTTTAGAATTGGAAATTTTTTAGGCAAAATACTTGCAGAATTTGGAGAACATAGGATAAAAAAGTGGAATATTGATATTATAATTCCAATACCGCTTCATAAAATTAAAAAAGCCGAGCGAGGTTATAATCAATCGGATCATATAGCAAAATCAGTTGGGCGAATATTAACTATTCCAGTGCAGTCTAATTTAGTTAAACGTATTAGATTTACGCAATCACAAACAAAGTTGAGCATTGCTGAGAGAAAATTAAATATGTCCGGTGCTTTCAAAGTTAAAAGACCAAGAGCAATCGCAGGCAAAAATATTTTAATTATAGACGATGTAATAACAACTGGGGCAAGTGTAATTGAACTAGGGCGGGAACTAAAACGCGAAGAAGCAATGAATATTTATGCCGCTTCAATTGCGTTTACTGATTAA
- a CDS encoding bacteriohemerythrin: MTFIEITESEILNINTIDTQHIKIVELLNKLHDQLGAKFEEESKRLLIELKDTLREHFDTEEDLMKEHKYVNYFSHKLEHDRFFNKVKSYITEVDRGKIKLDLEFLKSAKRWFFNHFTLNDKKCAEFLLSKGVTQ, translated from the coding sequence ATGACATTTATCGAAATTACTGAAAGTGAGATTCTCAACATTAACACAATTGATACCCAACACATTAAGATTGTAGAATTACTTAACAAACTTCATGATCAACTTGGCGCAAAATTCGAGGAAGAATCCAAGAGACTACTAATTGAATTAAAGGATACCTTGCGTGAACACTTCGACACCGAGGAAGATTTAATGAAAGAGCACAAGTATGTAAATTACTTTTCTCACAAACTAGAACATGACAGATTCTTCAACAAAGTAAAAAGTTACATCACTGAGGTCGATCGAGGGAAAATCAAACTAGATCTAGAATTTTTAAAAAGTGCTAAACGATGGTTCTTCAATCACTTTACCCTTAACGATAAAAAATGCGCAGAATTTTTATTATCAAAAGGAGTTACTCAATAA
- the surE gene encoding 5'/3'-nucleotidase SurE: MKILVTNDDGIDSLGIQKLAMALSEVGDVTVIAPRTEQSAVGHAITMKIPLRVTEYYKNGDFFGYAIDGTPADCVKIGVRNILKSIPDLVVSGINHGSNAAINIIYSGTVSAAREAAIMDIPAIAMSITSHNPQYFEYACNTARELAQIVAEKGLSRGTLLNVNVPDLPCEEIKGLKLTTQGKSKWDEIYEERKDPYGKSYFWLTGTLTETDKELGTDQFAILNNFASVSPIHFDLTDYDTYEQMKSWNLEELKVIK; encoded by the coding sequence TTGAAAATTCTTGTAACTAATGATGATGGTATTGATTCCCTAGGAATTCAAAAATTAGCAATGGCTTTAAGTGAAGTAGGTGATGTAACTGTTATTGCTCCAAGAACCGAACAAAGTGCGGTCGGACATGCAATTACAATGAAAATCCCGCTACGCGTAACTGAATATTACAAAAATGGCGATTTTTTTGGCTATGCTATTGATGGTACTCCCGCCGATTGTGTGAAAATTGGTGTGAGAAACATTCTAAAATCAATTCCCGATTTGGTAGTCTCGGGAATTAATCATGGTTCAAACGCTGCGATTAATATCATTTATTCCGGCACCGTTTCCGCGGCTCGTGAAGCTGCAATAATGGATATACCGGCAATCGCGATGTCAATCACTTCCCATAATCCTCAATATTTTGAGTATGCTTGTAATACGGCAAGAGAGTTAGCACAAATTGTTGCTGAGAAAGGTTTGAGTAGAGGAACTTTGTTAAATGTAAATGTACCCGATCTTCCCTGTGAGGAAATAAAGGGATTGAAGCTTACAACACAAGGCAAATCTAAGTGGGATGAAATTTACGAGGAGAGAAAAGATCCTTACGGTAAAAGTTATTTTTGGCTAACCGGAACATTAACCGAAACTGATAAAGAACTGGGAACTGATCAGTTTGCTATTCTAAATAATTTTGCATCCGTATCACCAATTCATTTTGATTTGACTGATTATGATACCTATGAGCAAATGAAATCCTGGAACCTAGAAGAACTTAAGGTGATAAAATAG
- a CDS encoding TonB-dependent receptor, whose amino-acid sequence MFKIIFNILLISIVLSAQTGGLTGKVTENNIPIPGVNILVTETTLGGVTDEEGIYRIQQIPIGNKLIRFSAVGFKTKFIEVEIVSGKSLELNVEMETEAFQVDQIEIVDSKIQAQSDPTASLIELKPEGARVLPGAVTDVFRTLQALPGVLAPNDFSSQLIIRGSGPDQNLIIMDDVEIFNPYRLYGVISMFNPESVTDINLVTGGFPVQYGDRLSAVLDVTNRQGDLTKNITGNLNASIVSANLVLEGKNPLNIPGSWLISSRRTYYDLIIEPFVKNAGLVEDNVTFPNFYDIQAKLAFGPFNGHKFFLNGILSRDGVNLVSTAERKNPDSVAVIDDSNNDLLSFAWHYTPSKRTLNKLIVSWYRNGGKTNFDSQLLDPSLNRENFEDAAPDTLAPYLVGFGFNSQFTFQKYSIDNKFYTYWGNNNELSAGVGVDFMRTLLEFDFQLDPELRAFFDANANIRAVFDDLGDEKIYSRYRAWAQNKFAIGDKLFIQPGLRFDYYNILGKGYLSPRISLSYALDDITTLRAGWGKYYQSPGYEKLRDGNKILNFDKKYTETLEAENATHYVLSLERWLTSEWRAKIEGYYKNFSNLIVQKVLEGSNYYTELVPGQDPTQRSAWTRPIPVKGDSLTQIPVNASNGEAFGFEFLLEKRNIAGISKIDGWISYSLAWANRYEYGRTIPFNFDQRHTLNIVLNYEVNHWFDIGVRFQYGSGFPITDPVGIKPRITLVDTDGNAIPDSPEIATRKGSSKVIYDTDFGGIENRYNSRKPDYHRLDIRLSAKADYWDLDWVFYLDVINVYNRANVIGYDYYVNEDLTLGREKNSMFPILPTLGFNVRF is encoded by the coding sequence ATGTTCAAGATAATTTTTAACATATTGTTAATATCCATTGTATTGTCAGCTCAAACAGGTGGATTAACCGGTAAAGTGACTGAAAATAATATTCCAATTCCAGGGGTTAATATTTTAGTTACCGAAACTACACTTGGCGGAGTAACCGATGAAGAGGGGATTTATAGAATTCAACAAATTCCTATTGGGAATAAATTAATCCGTTTCAGCGCGGTTGGATTTAAAACCAAATTTATTGAAGTGGAAATTGTTTCGGGTAAATCACTCGAACTTAATGTTGAAATGGAAACCGAGGCGTTTCAAGTTGATCAAATTGAAATTGTTGATTCAAAAATTCAAGCACAAAGTGATCCAACCGCAAGTCTTATAGAACTAAAACCGGAGGGAGCAAGAGTACTGCCGGGTGCAGTTACAGATGTCTTCAGAACATTGCAAGCATTGCCCGGAGTTCTTGCACCGAATGATTTCTCTTCACAATTAATTATTCGTGGAAGTGGCCCGGATCAAAATCTTATCATTATGGATGATGTTGAGATTTTTAATCCTTACAGATTATATGGCGTTATTAGTATGTTTAACCCGGAATCGGTAACCGATATTAATTTGGTTACCGGTGGTTTTCCGGTTCAGTATGGTGACCGGCTTTCTGCAGTACTTGATGTAACAAATAGGCAAGGTGATTTAACAAAAAATATTACCGGCAATTTGAATGCAAGTATTGTGAGTGCAAATTTAGTTTTGGAAGGTAAGAATCCGTTAAATATTCCGGGAAGTTGGTTGATAAGTTCAAGAAGAACCTATTACGATTTAATAATAGAACCATTTGTAAAAAATGCCGGATTAGTCGAAGATAATGTTACATTCCCAAATTTTTATGATATACAAGCTAAACTTGCTTTCGGTCCTTTTAACGGACATAAGTTTTTTCTAAACGGAATTCTATCTCGCGATGGTGTTAATTTGGTCAGTACTGCAGAACGAAAAAATCCGGACAGTGTAGCTGTTATTGATGATTCAAACAATGATTTACTTTCATTCGCATGGCATTATACACCGAGTAAAAGGACACTTAATAAATTGATCGTCTCGTGGTATAGAAACGGTGGCAAGACAAATTTTGATTCGCAGCTTCTTGACCCTTCTTTAAACAGAGAAAACTTTGAAGATGCTGCTCCAGATACGCTTGCACCTTATTTAGTTGGTTTCGGTTTCAATTCTCAGTTTACTTTTCAGAAGTACTCGATTGATAATAAGTTTTATACATACTGGGGAAACAATAATGAGCTGAGCGCGGGAGTCGGTGTTGATTTTATGAGAACTTTACTTGAGTTTGATTTTCAATTAGATCCCGAACTTAGAGCATTCTTTGATGCTAATGCAAATATCCGAGCAGTATTTGATGATCTAGGGGATGAAAAAATCTATTCACGTTATAGAGCCTGGGCTCAAAATAAATTTGCAATAGGAGATAAACTATTCATCCAACCTGGTTTACGATTCGATTATTACAATATTTTGGGTAAGGGATATCTCTCGCCCAGGATCTCCTTGTCCTACGCATTAGATGATATCACAACACTTCGTGCAGGCTGGGGAAAGTATTATCAATCTCCGGGCTATGAAAAATTACGTGACGGAAATAAAATACTTAATTTTGATAAAAAGTATACGGAAACACTTGAAGCTGAAAACGCAACTCATTACGTTTTAAGTTTGGAAAGATGGTTAACTAGTGAATGGCGGGCTAAGATTGAAGGTTACTATAAAAACTTCAGTAATCTCATTGTTCAAAAAGTTTTAGAAGGTTCAAACTACTATACCGAACTCGTGCCGGGGCAAGATCCAACTCAAAGATCAGCATGGACTCGACCCATACCCGTTAAGGGTGATTCACTTACACAAATTCCTGTTAATGCATCGAATGGTGAAGCTTTCGGTTTTGAATTTTTACTTGAAAAGAGAAACATTGCCGGAATTTCAAAAATAGACGGCTGGATTTCTTATTCACTCGCGTGGGCTAATAGATATGAATATGGCAGAACAATTCCATTCAATTTTGATCAGCGACATACACTAAATATTGTATTAAACTATGAAGTTAACCATTGGTTTGACATAGGTGTAAGATTTCAATACGGTTCGGGATTTCCAATAACCGACCCGGTCGGGATTAAGCCGAGAATCACATTAGTCGATACCGATGGAAATGCCATCCCGGATTCTCCTGAGATTGCAACTCGTAAAGGGAGTTCAAAAGTAATTTACGATACCGACTTTGGTGGAATCGAAAATCGTTATAATTCTCGCAAACCTGATTATCACAGACTCGACATCCGTTTATCAGCTAAAGCAGATTATTGGGATCTTGATTGGGTGTTTTACCTGGATGTTATTAATGTTTACAACAGAGCAAACGTGATCGGATATGATTATTATGTGAACGAAGACTTAACGCTGGGCAGAGAGAAAAACTCAATGTTTCCGATTTTACCCACACTTGGATTTAATGTTCGTTTTTAA
- a CDS encoding DNA methyltransferase: MQKLKEEKYIDFGERGKYSTANKLNNLTGKEWIKFTKSWFVHRPPRRKEEEILHPAKFPESLVKEFIEFFTKENEWVFDPFLGTGSMLIAAGELHRNGIGIELQKKYFETAKRRIEKSKYSTTLLPIKGNSLLIKELLTKNKIKQNKFDYTITSPPYWNQLERNSIRQTKRKNSGLDTKYSFDNNDIGNVPDYKEFLETQAKIFDQVWDITKEGGYLTIITNNVYFEKQLYPLAYDTATSLTKRGKKSWVLKDEKIWLQDDKPLIALGVNNAWVGNRHHQYCLIFRKENK; this comes from the coding sequence ATGCAGAAATTGAAAGAAGAAAAGTATATAGATTTTGGAGAACGGGGCAAATATAGTACCGCTAACAAACTAAATAATCTCACCGGTAAGGAATGGATAAAGTTTACTAAATCATGGTTTGTTCATCGTCCGCCTCGAAGAAAAGAAGAAGAAATTTTACATCCTGCAAAATTTCCCGAATCATTAGTTAAGGAGTTTATTGAGTTTTTCACGAAGGAAAATGAGTGGGTATTTGACCCATTTCTTGGTACAGGAAGTATGCTTATTGCTGCCGGAGAACTTCATAGAAATGGTATCGGTATTGAACTTCAAAAAAAATATTTTGAAACTGCTAAAAGAAGAATTGAGAAGAGTAAATATTCAACAACACTTCTACCGATTAAAGGTAATTCACTTTTAATCAAGGAATTGCTTACTAAAAATAAAATCAAACAGAACAAATTTGATTATACAATCACATCACCGCCTTATTGGAATCAACTAGAGCGAAATTCGATAAGACAAACAAAAAGAAAAAATAGTGGATTAGACACAAAATATTCATTCGATAATAACGACATTGGAAATGTCCCAGATTACAAAGAATTCCTTGAAACACAAGCTAAGATTTTTGATCAAGTGTGGGATATCACAAAAGAAGGTGGTTACTTAACAATTATAACCAACAATGTTTATTTTGAAAAACAGCTTTATCCTTTGGCCTATGATACTGCCACATCGTTGACTAAAAGGGGGAAAAAAAGTTGGGTACTCAAAGATGAAAAGATTTGGTTGCAAGATGATAAACCATTGATTGCGCTTGGAGTTAATAATGCCTGGGTTGGTAACCGTCATCATCAATATTGTTTGATATTTAGGAAAGAAAATAAATAA
- the xseA gene encoding exodeoxyribonuclease VII large subunit encodes MQQYKSVSELTALIRETLELNFESISVEGEISNFKKHASGHWYFSLKDSGAQISCTMWKGFNNLVFFTPEDGMKIIVNGKISVYPPRGSYQIDVRSMKPSGVGELQAAFERLKNKLAEEGLFDSEFKKPIPVFPSKIGVITGADSAAYRDILNIAQRRYPLAELIIAPTKVQGDGAAELIVKAIESFNKLDDIDTLIIARGGGSLEDLWAFNEEIVARSIFGSKIPIVTGIGHEIDFTIADFVSDLRAPTPSAAIELSTPNKDDLLFLLEEYRDDFEEIILQKISDGSKEVKNILTSYAFRNMENRINNGFQKVDNLYTSFSRSIQLLINNKMQRISLFEKSVENYDIEKTLKKGFTLIKQNGKFVNRAQKFSNTETFQIKFFDDQIEIKNG; translated from the coding sequence ATGCAGCAATACAAATCAGTAAGTGAACTTACCGCATTAATTAGAGAAACTCTCGAACTTAACTTCGAATCTATCAGCGTTGAAGGAGAGATTTCGAATTTCAAAAAGCATGCCTCGGGTCATTGGTACTTTAGTTTAAAAGATTCCGGTGCACAGATAAGTTGTACAATGTGGAAAGGATTTAACAATCTTGTCTTTTTCACTCCAGAAGATGGAATGAAAATAATTGTAAACGGAAAGATTTCCGTTTATCCGCCGCGGGGAAGTTATCAAATTGACGTTAGATCAATGAAACCTTCCGGTGTCGGAGAACTCCAAGCGGCATTTGAAAGATTAAAAAACAAACTTGCGGAAGAAGGATTATTTGATTCGGAATTCAAAAAACCAATTCCGGTTTTTCCATCTAAAATCGGAGTGATTACCGGAGCCGACAGCGCCGCTTACAGAGATATTTTAAATATTGCTCAACGAAGATATCCTTTAGCAGAGTTAATAATTGCACCAACTAAAGTTCAAGGTGATGGTGCAGCCGAATTAATTGTTAAAGCAATTGAAAGTTTTAACAAACTAGATGATATAGATACTCTAATTATCGCAAGAGGCGGTGGTTCATTAGAGGATTTATGGGCATTCAATGAAGAAATTGTTGCCCGATCAATATTTGGATCTAAAATTCCAATAGTGACCGGTATTGGACATGAAATTGATTTTACAATTGCCGATTTTGTTTCAGATTTACGTGCGCCGACACCATCGGCAGCCATTGAACTTTCAACGCCAAATAAAGATGACTTATTATTTTTGCTTGAAGAATACCGAGATGATTTTGAGGAAATAATTCTTCAAAAAATTTCCGATGGTAGTAAAGAAGTAAAGAATATCTTAACTTCATACGCCTTCAGAAATATGGAAAATAGAATTAATAATGGTTTTCAAAAAGTTGATAATCTATACACAAGTTTTTCGAGAAGTATTCAGTTGCTTATTAATAACAAAATGCAGAGAATTTCACTCTTCGAAAAATCAGTTGAAAACTATGATATTGAAAAAACATTGAAGAAAGGTTTTACACTTATCAAACAGAACGGTAAATTTGTAAACCGTGCTCAAAAATTTTCAAATACGGAAACATTTCAAATCAAATTTTTTGACGACCAAATTGAGATAAAAAATGGCTAA
- a CDS encoding exodeoxyribonuclease VII small subunit: protein MAKKKQTESFENSLKRLEEISELLENDEIGLDESIKLYEEGILLSKICYSKLKDAELKITELKSHFESNLGDE from the coding sequence ATGGCTAAGAAAAAACAAACGGAATCATTCGAGAATTCTCTTAAAAGATTGGAAGAAATCTCTGAATTGCTTGAAAATGATGAGATTGGATTGGATGAATCAATAAAACTTTATGAAGAGGGAATTTTACTCTCAAAAATTTGTTATAGTAAGTTGAAAGATGCAGAACTAAAAATCACGGAATTAAAATCCCATTTTGAATCCAATTTGGGCGATGAGTAA
- the dxs gene encoding 1-deoxy-D-xylulose-5-phosphate synthase yields MVDRSQYNYLFNVDSPNDIKNFSVHDLKELCSEIRQYMVDVISQVGGHFGGGLGSVELTVALHKVFNTPNDLIVWDTGHQAYPHKIITGRRDQLHTIRRFHGLSGFLKRTESEYDAFGAGHASTSISAALGMATGSDLLKTNKKVIAIIGDGAMTGGMAYEAMNNSGVLQKNLIVVLNDNNMSIAPNVWQISNYFTEMISHPEYNRFKGAIWDLTGKLDDFGDRLRKVAARLESGIKSVITPGMLFEALGFRYFGPVNGHNVGQLVKLFEHIKDYNGPLLVHAITEKGKGYKPAEGHVQRLHASTPFDKITGKAIKKGEGGAPSYTAIFGNAMVELVKDNPKIVGITAAMPDGTGMDKLQAAYPENYFDVGIAEEHAVTFAAGLATQGVIPVVAIYSSFLQRGFDQIIHDVALQKLKVVFALDRAGLVGADGPTHHGTFDLSYLRMIPGMVIMAPKDEQELRDMLYTSVSEIDGPSAIRYPRGNALGVELREGFEKIVIGKAETLVKGEDVALLSVGNMVEHSLKASEKLKEEGINSEVINMRFIKPLDTKLLDDIASRFDKVVTIEENSIVGGFGSGVVEYFNDKNYKNDIIRIGIPDTFIDHGTQAELHNLIGIDADGIFEKVKVFCKGSGIKHEVVA; encoded by the coding sequence ATGGTAGATCGATCGCAATATAATTATTTGTTTAATGTAGATTCTCCTAACGACATAAAAAACTTTTCAGTCCATGACTTAAAAGAACTTTGTTCTGAAATTCGTCAATACATGGTGGATGTAATTTCTCAAGTTGGTGGACATTTTGGCGGTGGACTCGGCTCTGTCGAACTGACAGTTGCGTTGCACAAAGTCTTTAACACTCCTAATGATTTAATTGTTTGGGATACGGGTCATCAAGCTTACCCTCATAAAATTATTACTGGAAGACGTGATCAGCTTCATACAATTAGAAGATTTCATGGATTGAGCGGTTTCTTAAAAAGAACCGAAAGTGAATATGATGCTTTTGGTGCCGGACATGCTTCGACATCAATATCTGCTGCATTAGGTATGGCAACCGGCTCTGACTTGCTTAAGACTAACAAAAAAGTAATAGCCATAATTGGTGATGGTGCGATGACCGGTGGTATGGCTTATGAAGCAATGAATAACTCCGGTGTTCTTCAAAAGAATTTGATTGTTGTACTTAATGATAACAATATGTCAATCGCTCCAAACGTTTGGCAAATCTCGAATTATTTCACAGAAATGATTTCTCATCCAGAGTATAATAGATTTAAAGGTGCAATATGGGATTTAACAGGTAAGCTTGATGACTTTGGTGATCGTTTAAGGAAAGTTGCTGCAAGGCTAGAATCCGGAATAAAATCTGTCATTACTCCAGGAATGCTTTTCGAAGCTCTTGGTTTCAGATATTTCGGACCTGTTAATGGGCATAATGTCGGTCAACTTGTTAAACTATTTGAGCACATTAAAGATTATAATGGTCCATTACTTGTACATGCAATAACCGAAAAAGGTAAAGGCTACAAACCGGCTGAAGGACATGTTCAGCGTTTACATGCCTCAACTCCATTTGATAAAATTACAGGTAAAGCAATAAAAAAAGGTGAAGGTGGTGCGCCTTCTTATACGGCAATTTTTGGTAATGCAATGGTTGAACTTGTAAAAGACAATCCAAAAATTGTAGGCATTACCGCAGCTATGCCGGATGGAACAGGTATGGATAAATTACAAGCTGCATATCCGGAAAATTATTTTGATGTTGGAATTGCCGAGGAACACGCTGTTACATTTGCCGCGGGACTTGCAACGCAAGGTGTGATCCCGGTTGTTGCTATTTATTCCTCATTTTTACAAAGAGGTTTCGATCAAATAATTCATGATGTAGCACTTCAAAAATTAAAAGTGGTTTTTGCGTTAGATAGAGCCGGACTTGTTGGTGCCGATGGACCAACACATCATGGAACGTTTGATTTATCATATTTACGAATGATACCCGGTATGGTTATTATGGCACCAAAGGATGAACAAGAATTAAGAGACATGTTATATACTTCTGTTTCTGAAATTGACGGACCTTCTGCAATTCGTTATCCTAGAGGTAATGCACTTGGTGTTGAATTACGCGAAGGGTTCGAAAAAATTGTAATCGGTAAAGCTGAAACATTAGTAAAAGGCGAAGATGTCGCCTTACTTTCTGTCGGTAATATGGTTGAACACTCACTGAAAGCCTCCGAAAAACTCAAAGAAGAAGGTATTAACTCTGAAGTGATTAATATGAGATTTATAAAACCATTAGATACAAAACTATTGGATGATATTGCGTCTAGATTTGATAAGGTTGTTACAATTGAAGAAAATTCAATTGTGGGTGGATTTGGCTCCGGAGTTGTCGAATATTTCAACGATAAAAATTATAAAAACGATATTATCAGAATTGGTATTCCGGATACATTTATTGATCATGGAACTCAGGCAGAGTTGCATAATCTTATTGGAATAGATGCAGATGGAATATTTGAAAAAGTAAAAGTATTTTGCAAGGGTAGTGGAATTAAACATGAGGTTGTTGCTTGA